The Euphorbia lathyris chromosome 2, ddEupLath1.1, whole genome shotgun sequence genome includes a window with the following:
- the LOC136216560 gene encoding cationic amino acid transporter 9, chloroplastic-like isoform X2 has protein sequence MEAKKVVSPNSTQAHPSWFSHCWSSARRTKPLIFSSDTVFGGASDNGLIRRLGLFDLLLLGVGASIGAGIFVVTGTVARDTGPGVTISFVVAGFSCILNALCYAELASRFPAVVGGAYLYTYSAFNEITAFLVFGQLMLDYHIGAASIARSLAGYVVTVLELFPVFKDHIPRWIGHGGQEFLGGTVSINVLAPILLALLTVVLCWGVGESSIVNSFMTVTKVVIVIIVIFAGSFKVDVSNWSPFAPMGVKAILTGATVVFFAYVGFDAVANSAEESKRPQRDLPLGIIGSLIICIVLYIGVCLVITGMVPYHFLGEDAPLAEAFKSKGLKYVSILISVGAVAGLTTSLLVGLYVQSRLYLGIGRDGLLPSIFAKVHPTRHTPVHSQIWVGIVASILAGLFNVHMLSHILSVGSLTGYSVVSACVVTLRWKDKTSSRVSSRWISAFAEGVICILIVAFCGFGAGLFYRYGASFIFLIIAVVIAVLAVAAIYMRQGYTDPPGFSCPGVPFVPVLSIFFNMFLFAQVCFSHPRMHQACLCLYNVCVPCCWPLGVQKNCFRLFVF, from the exons ATGGAAGCCAAGAAAGTAGTTAGTCCCAACTCTACCCAAGCTCATCCGTCCTGGTTTTCTCACTGTTGGTCGTCGGCTCGCCGGACCAAACCTTTAATATTTTCATCCGATACTGTTTTCGGTGGAGCTTCCGACAATGGCCTCATTCGCCGTCTCGGTCTCTTTGATCTCCTCCTACTCGGCGTTGGTGCTTCCATCGGTGCCGGTATCTTCGTCGTTACAGGAACTGTCGCTCGCGACACTGGACCTG GAGTCACGATTAGTTTCGTAGTAGCTGGATTTTCATGTATATTGAATGCGCTTTGCTATGCCGAGCTAGCTTCTCGATTTCCTGCTGTTGTTGGAGGAGCATACTTGTACACCTATTCAGCTTTCAATGAAATCACGGCTTTCCTTGTCTTTGGTCAGCTGATGCTTGATTATCACATTGGTGCTGCTAGTATTGCGCGGAGTTTAGCTGGTTATGTAGTTACAGTTTTAGAGTTATTTCCTGTATTTAAAGATCATATTCCAAGATGGATTGGACATGGTGGTCAGGAATTCCTTGGAGGAACAGTTTCTATCAACGTTTTAGCACCAATTCTCCTTGCTCTTCTCACTGTAGTTTTGTGTTGGGGTGTTGGAGAGTCTTCAATTGTGAACTCTTTCATGACTGTGACAAAG GTTGTGATTGTTATCATTGTCATCTTTGCGGGTTCGTTTAAGGTTGATGTTTCAAATTGGTCCCCTTTTGCTCCGATGGGTGTTAAAGCAATATTGACTGGAGCAACTGTAGTATTTTTTGCATATGTTGGGTTTGATGCAGTTGCAAATTCAGCTGAAGAATCAAAAAGACCACAG CGGGATTTGCCACTGGGCATCATAGGAAGCCTTATAATATGCATTGTCTTGTACATTGGGGTCTGTTTGGTGATCACTGGAATGGTGCCTTATCACTTCCTTGGCGAAGATGCTCCTCTGGCAGAAGCTTTTAAATCAAAGGGTTTGAAGTATGTTTCTATTCTAATCAGCGTGGGTGCTGTTGCTGGGCTTACAACCTCTCTTCTAGTTGGTCTTTATGTTCAG TCTCGGTTATACCTTGGAATTGGAAGGGATGGTTTGTTGCCTTCTATATTTGCTAAAGTGCACCCAACTCGCCACACTCCTGTTCATTCCCAAATTTGGGTTGGTATTGTCGCAAGCATTTTGGCGGGATTGTTTAATGTCCATATGCTCTCACACATTCTCTCAGTAGGTTCATTG ACAGGCTACTCTGTTGTTTCAGCTTGTGTTGTAACCCTTCGCTGGAAGGATAAGACATCAAGTCGAGTTTCTTCTAGATGGATTTCAGCATTTGCTGAAGGTGTCATTTGCATCCTCATAGTTGCCTTCTGCGGCTTTGGTGCTGGACTATTTTATCGATATGGAGCTTCATTTATTTTTCTGATTATAGCAGTTGTTATAGCAGTACTTGCAGTTGCAGCAATTTATATGCGCCAA GGTTACACAGATCCTCCTGGGTTTTCTTGTCCCGGTGTTCCGTTCGTGCCAGTCCTTAGCATCTTCTTCAACATGTTCCTTTTTGCTCAG GTGTGTTTTTCGCATCCTAGGATGCATCAAGCTTGTCTTTGTCTTTATAACGTTTGCGTGCCATGTTGTTGGCCCCTGGGCGTGCAAAAAAACTGTTTCCgcctttttgtgttttaa
- the LOC136216560 gene encoding cationic amino acid transporter 9, chloroplastic-like isoform X1, with amino-acid sequence MEAKKVVSPNSTQAHPSWFSHCWSSARRTKPLIFSSDTVFGGASDNGLIRRLGLFDLLLLGVGASIGAGIFVVTGTVARDTGPGVTISFVVAGFSCILNALCYAELASRFPAVVGGAYLYTYSAFNEITAFLVFGQLMLDYHIGAASIARSLAGYVVTVLELFPVFKDHIPRWIGHGGQEFLGGTVSINVLAPILLALLTVVLCWGVGESSIVNSFMTVTKVVIVIIVIFAGSFKVDVSNWSPFAPMGVKAILTGATVVFFAYVGFDAVANSAEESKRPQRDLPLGIIGSLIICIVLYIGVCLVITGMVPYHFLGEDAPLAEAFKSKGLKYVSILISVGAVAGLTTSLLVGLYVQSRLYLGIGRDGLLPSIFAKVHPTRHTPVHSQIWVGIVASILAGLFNVHMLSHILSVGSLTGYSVVSACVVTLRWKDKTSSRVSSRWISAFAEGVICILIVAFCGFGAGLFYRYGASFIFLIIAVVIAVLAVAAIYMRQGYTDPPGFSCPGVPFVPVLSIFFNMFLFAQLHLEAWVRFVVLSIIMLGIYAFYGQYNSKQSSEEIVKEIALEEASH; translated from the exons ATGGAAGCCAAGAAAGTAGTTAGTCCCAACTCTACCCAAGCTCATCCGTCCTGGTTTTCTCACTGTTGGTCGTCGGCTCGCCGGACCAAACCTTTAATATTTTCATCCGATACTGTTTTCGGTGGAGCTTCCGACAATGGCCTCATTCGCCGTCTCGGTCTCTTTGATCTCCTCCTACTCGGCGTTGGTGCTTCCATCGGTGCCGGTATCTTCGTCGTTACAGGAACTGTCGCTCGCGACACTGGACCTG GAGTCACGATTAGTTTCGTAGTAGCTGGATTTTCATGTATATTGAATGCGCTTTGCTATGCCGAGCTAGCTTCTCGATTTCCTGCTGTTGTTGGAGGAGCATACTTGTACACCTATTCAGCTTTCAATGAAATCACGGCTTTCCTTGTCTTTGGTCAGCTGATGCTTGATTATCACATTGGTGCTGCTAGTATTGCGCGGAGTTTAGCTGGTTATGTAGTTACAGTTTTAGAGTTATTTCCTGTATTTAAAGATCATATTCCAAGATGGATTGGACATGGTGGTCAGGAATTCCTTGGAGGAACAGTTTCTATCAACGTTTTAGCACCAATTCTCCTTGCTCTTCTCACTGTAGTTTTGTGTTGGGGTGTTGGAGAGTCTTCAATTGTGAACTCTTTCATGACTGTGACAAAG GTTGTGATTGTTATCATTGTCATCTTTGCGGGTTCGTTTAAGGTTGATGTTTCAAATTGGTCCCCTTTTGCTCCGATGGGTGTTAAAGCAATATTGACTGGAGCAACTGTAGTATTTTTTGCATATGTTGGGTTTGATGCAGTTGCAAATTCAGCTGAAGAATCAAAAAGACCACAG CGGGATTTGCCACTGGGCATCATAGGAAGCCTTATAATATGCATTGTCTTGTACATTGGGGTCTGTTTGGTGATCACTGGAATGGTGCCTTATCACTTCCTTGGCGAAGATGCTCCTCTGGCAGAAGCTTTTAAATCAAAGGGTTTGAAGTATGTTTCTATTCTAATCAGCGTGGGTGCTGTTGCTGGGCTTACAACCTCTCTTCTAGTTGGTCTTTATGTTCAG TCTCGGTTATACCTTGGAATTGGAAGGGATGGTTTGTTGCCTTCTATATTTGCTAAAGTGCACCCAACTCGCCACACTCCTGTTCATTCCCAAATTTGGGTTGGTATTGTCGCAAGCATTTTGGCGGGATTGTTTAATGTCCATATGCTCTCACACATTCTCTCAGTAGGTTCATTG ACAGGCTACTCTGTTGTTTCAGCTTGTGTTGTAACCCTTCGCTGGAAGGATAAGACATCAAGTCGAGTTTCTTCTAGATGGATTTCAGCATTTGCTGAAGGTGTCATTTGCATCCTCATAGTTGCCTTCTGCGGCTTTGGTGCTGGACTATTTTATCGATATGGAGCTTCATTTATTTTTCTGATTATAGCAGTTGTTATAGCAGTACTTGCAGTTGCAGCAATTTATATGCGCCAA GGTTACACAGATCCTCCTGGGTTTTCTTGTCCCGGTGTTCCGTTCGTGCCAGTCCTTAGCATCTTCTTCAACATGTTCCTTTTTGCTCAG CTGCATCTTGAAGCTTGGGTGAGGTTTGTTGTCCTTAGCATAATTATGTTGGGAATTTATGCGTTTTACGGGCAATATAATTCCAAACAAAGTTCAGAAGAAATCGTTAAGGAGATAGCTCTTGAGGAAGCAAGTCATTGA
- the LOC136216561 gene encoding cationic amino acid transporter 9, chloroplastic-like — MGGQKVVRPNSTQAPPSWFSQCWSSARRTKPLISSCDTVFGRASDNGLIRRLGLFDLLLLGIGASIGAGIFVVTGTVARDTGPGVTISFILAGFSCILNALCYAELASRFPAVVGGAYLYTYSAFNEITAFLVFGQLMVDYHIGAASIARSLASYVVTVLELFPVFKDHIPGWIGHGGQEFFGGTLSINILAPILLALLTVILCWGVGESSIVNSIMTVTKIVIVIIVIFVGSFEVDVSNWSPFAPKGVKAILTGATVVFFAYVGFDAVANSAEESKRPQRDLPLGIIGSLVICIVLYIGVCLVITGMVPYYYLGEDAPLAEAFKSKGLKYVSILISVGAVAGLTTTLLVGLYVQSRLYLGLGRDGLLPAMFAKVHPTRHTPVHSQIWVGIVASILGGLFNVHVLSHILSVGSLTGYSVVSACVVTLRWKDKTSIQASSRWTSAFAEGVICILIVAFCGFGAGLFYRFGASFVFLIISVVIAVLATAALYMRQGYTDPPGFSCPGVPFVPVISIFFNIFLFAQLHHEAWVRFVVLSIIMLGIYAFYGQYNAKQSSDEIVYQIAPGEASH, encoded by the exons ATGGGAGGCCAGAAAGTAGTTAGACCCAACTCTACCCAAGCTCCTCCGTCCTGGTTTTCTCAGTGTTGGTCATCGGCTCGCCGGACCAAACCTTTAATTTCTTCTTGCGATACTGTTTTCGGTAGAGCTTCCGATAATGGCCTCATTCGCCGTCTCGGTCTCTTCGATCTCCTCCTCCTCGGCATCGGTGCTTCTATTGGTGCCGGTATATTTGTCGTTACAGGAACTGTCGCTCGCGACACTGGACCTG GCGTGACGATTAGTTTCATACTAGCTGGATTCTCATGTATATTGAATGCACTTTGTTATGCCGAGCTAGCTTCTCGATTTCCTGCTGTTGTTGGAGGAGCATACTTGTACACCTATTCAGCTTTCAATGAAATCACTGCTTTCCTTGTTTTTGGTCAGCTGATGGTTGATTATCACATTGGCGCTGCTAGTATTGCCCGGAGTTTGGCTAGTTATGTAGTTACAGTTTTAGAGCTATTTCCTGTATTTAAAGATCATATTCCAGGATGGATTGGACATGGTGGTCAGGAATTCTTTGGAGGAACACTTTCTATCAACATTTTAGCACCAATTCTACTTGCTCTTCTTACTGTAATTCTGTGTTGGGGTGTTGGAGAGTCTTCAATTGTGAACTCTATCATGACTGTGACAAAG ATTGTCATTGTTATAATTGTCATCTTTGTGGGTTCATTTGAGGTTGATGTTTCAAATTGGTCCCCTTTTGCTCCAAAGGGTGTTAAAGCAATATTGACGGGAGCAACTGTAGTATTTTTTGCATATGTTGGGTTTGATGCGGTTGCAAATTCAGCTGAAGAATCAAAAAGACCACAG CGGGATTTGCCACTGGGCATCATAGGAAGCCTGGTAATATGCATCGTCTTGTACATTGGGGTCTGTTTGGTGATTACTGGAATGGTGCCTTACTACTACCTTGGCGAAGATGCTCCTCTGGCAGAAGCTTTTAAATCAAAGGGCTTGAAGTATGTTTCTATTCTAATCAGTGTGGGTGCCGTTGCTGGGCTTACAACCACTCTTCTAGTTGGTCTTTATGTTCAG TCTCGGTTATACCTTGGACTTGGAAGGGATGGTTTATTGCCTGCTATGTTTGCTAAAGTGCACCCAACTCGCCACACTCCTGTTCACTCCCAAATTTGGGTTGGTATTGTCGCCAGCATTTTGGGGGGATTATTTAATGTCCATGTGCTCTCACACATTCTTTCAGTCGGTTCATTG ACAGGCTATTCTGTTgtttcagcttgtgttgtgacCCTCCGCTGGAAGGATAAGACATCAATTCAAGCTTCTTCTAGATGGACTTCAGCATTTGCGGAAGGTGTCATTTGCATCCTCATAGTTGCGTTCTGTGGCTTTGGTGCTGGACTATTTTATCGTTTTGGAGCTTCATTTGTTTTTCTGATTATATCAGTTGTTATAGCAGTACTTGCAACTGCGGCTCTTTATATGCGCCAA GGTTACACAGATCCTCCTGGGTTTTCTTGTCCTGGTGTTCCGTTCGTGCCAGTCATTAGCATCTTCTTCAACATCTTCCTGTTTGCTCAG CTGCATCATGAAGCGTGGGTGAGGTTTGTTGTTCTCAGCATAATTATGTTGGGAATTTATGCTTTTTACGGGCAGTATAATGCCAAACAAAGTTCAGACGAAATAGTTTACCAGATAGCTCCTGGGGAAGCAAGTCATTGA
- the LOC136217130 gene encoding uncharacterized protein encodes MAKSRSYLTNNVEDLTVHEEEGFGDSEIDKNENNDILFSSSGAESQCPPNSVVRKVSRSTSSKRTSEEIITSSEFKRRQTSFDTIIELLCGSGIGSSSGSSKIQRVSDVLSTMGVSEKRGDKYFVSAIKYLSEEKHADCFLALRNDNQRWIYLKYLDSGS; translated from the coding sequence ATGGCAAAATCCCGATCATATTTAACAAATAATGTTGAGGATTTGACCGTCCATGAAGAAGAAGGTTTTGGAGATAGTGAAATAGATAAGaatgaaaataatgacatattatttTCATCATCTGGCGCCGAAAGTCAATGCCCTCCAAATTCTGTTGTGCGAAAAGTATCTCGTAGCACCTCCTCCAAACGAACAAGTGAAGAGATTATAACTTCTTCTGAATTTAAAAGAAGGCAAACTAGTTTTGATACTATTATTGAGTTATTGTGTGGTAGTGGTATTGGTTCATCTAGTGGTTCTTCAAAGATTCAAAGAGTTAGTGATGTTCTTTCAACAATGGGAGTCTCTGAGAAACGGGGTGATAAGTACTTTGTGTCTGCTATTAAGTACTTAAGTGAGGAGAAACATGCTGACTGTTTCTTAGCACTCCGAAATGATAATCAGAGGTGGATTTATTTGAAATACCTTGATAGTGGATCATGA
- the LOC136216564 gene encoding peptidyl-prolyl cis-trans isomerase FKBP20-2, chloroplastic: protein MLKTTQFSSPPSSLSSSSLPYKTLSACVTLRQVFASKKHTVDNSNDDWVRNGDVLRCEEKLRRRFLLLFSASSCFIPTLPSMGKTKSKNPYDERRLLEQNKRVQRENNAPDDFPNFVREGFEVKVVASENYVRRDSGLIYRDFEVGKGDCPKTGQQVTFHYIGYNESGRRIDSTYLQGAPAKIRLGTGALVPGFLEGIQDMKPGGKRRIIIPPELGPPVGPSTFFSAKQFEVFDVELLGIKDCERRTIVGFYSDVVCS, encoded by the exons ATGTTGAAGACTACGCAATTCTCATCTCCTCCTTCTTCACTTTCCAGTTCATCTCTTCCTT ATAAAACCCTTTCAGCTTGTGTAACGCTACGGCAAGTCTTTGCTTCAAAGAAGCATACAGTTGATAACTCCAATGATGACTG GGTGAGGAATGGAGATGTATTACGTTGTGAAGAGAAATTGAGGCGAAGGTTTCTCCTTTTGTTTTCTGCATCTTCCTGCTTTATTCCAACTTTACCTTCAATGGGGAAGACAAAGAGTAAGAACCCATATGACGAAAGGCGGCTCTTAGAGCAGAACAAACGGGTACAGAGAGAAAACAATGCGCCTGATGACTTTCCTAATTTTGTTAGAGAAG GTTTCGAGGTTAAAGTCGTGGCGTCGGAGAATTACGTGAGGCGCGACTCCGGGCTTATATACCGGGATTTCGAAGTCGGTAAAGGTGATTGCCCAAAGACTGGTCAACag GTGACTTTCCACTATATCGGCTACAATGAATCAGGCCGACGCATTGACAGCACCTACTTACAGGGAGCTCCGGCCAAAATCCGCTTGGGAACGGGTGCCTTAGTTCCAG GATTTTTAGAAGGTATTCAAGACATGAAACCTGGGGGGAAAAGAAGAATAATCATTCCTCCAGAATTGGGGCCGCCG GTAGGACCTTCAACATTTTTCAGTGCAAAACAGTTTGAAGTATTTGATGTGGAACTTCTTGGCATCAAAGATTGTGAAAGGCGGACTATAGTAGGATTTTACTCTGATGTTGTATGTAGTTGA